The Altererythrobacter sp. CAU 1644 genome has a window encoding:
- the ppa gene encoding inorganic diphosphatase: MDISKIPVGSNPPDDLNVIIEVPTGGEPVKYEFDKESGALFVDRILHTPMRYPANYGFVPHTLSPDGDPLDALVIARSPFIPGCVVRARPIGVLNLEDEHGGDEKLICVPVDTTFPYYSDIGETKDLPSIIFQQIEHFFTHYKDLEAEKWVRIGNWGNREEARQIVTEAIERYRQ; encoded by the coding sequence ATGGACATCAGCAAAATCCCCGTGGGCAGCAACCCGCCCGACGACCTCAACGTCATCATCGAAGTCCCGACCGGCGGCGAACCGGTGAAGTACGAGTTCGACAAGGAATCGGGCGCGCTGTTCGTCGACCGCATCCTGCACACGCCGATGCGCTATCCGGCGAACTATGGCTTCGTCCCGCACACGCTCAGCCCCGATGGCGATCCGCTCGATGCATTGGTGATCGCGCGCAGCCCGTTCATCCCCGGCTGCGTGGTCCGCGCCCGGCCGATCGGCGTGCTCAATCTCGAAGACGAGCATGGCGGCGACGAGAAGCTTATCTGTGTGCCCGTTGACACTACTTTTCCCTATTATTCGGATATCGGAGAGACCAAGGATCTACCGTCGATTATCTTCCAGCAGATCGAACATTTCTTCACGCATTACAAGGACTTGGAAGCGGAGAAATGGGTGCGGATCGGCAATTGGGGTAATCGCGAGGAAGCGCGGCAGATCGTCACCGAGGCGATCGAACGCTATCGGCAGTGA
- the hisS gene encoding histidine--tRNA ligase, whose amino-acid sequence MSKNTPQAIRGTQDIFGAEAEAFAFVVETFERVRKLYRFRRVEMPVFEKTEVFSRAIGETTDVVSKEMYSFLDRGDESLTLRPEFTAGIARAYLTNGWQQHAPLKLATHGPLFRYERPQKGRYRQFHQIDAEIIGAAEPQADVELLALADQVIKELGIEGVTLHLNTLGDGDSREAWRAALIEYFGAVKGELSEDSQERLEKNPLRILDSKDPRDRKFVADAPKIDDFLTDEAKAFFDAVTSGLDAAGVKWQRAESLVRGLDYYRHTAFEFIPDEGSEAAGKLGSQSTILGGGRYDGLMESLGGAPTPAVGWAAGIERLAMLCDGAGGEQLEVAIAAESSDREGEAGEMAAAFRNAGFSTEVFASGSPRKRYDKARKAEPAILISLDLRDGELSNNFSALDQDFQREADAAEIFAAQTIG is encoded by the coding sequence ATGAGCAAGAACACCCCGCAGGCCATTCGCGGCACCCAGGACATCTTCGGCGCCGAGGCCGAGGCTTTCGCCTTCGTGGTCGAGACTTTCGAGCGCGTGCGCAAGCTGTACCGCTTCCGCCGGGTCGAGATGCCGGTGTTCGAAAAGACCGAGGTGTTCAGCCGCGCCATCGGCGAGACGACCGATGTGGTGTCGAAGGAAATGTATTCCTTCCTCGACCGCGGCGACGAGAGCCTGACGCTGCGTCCGGAGTTCACCGCCGGGATCGCGCGCGCCTATCTCACCAATGGCTGGCAGCAGCACGCGCCGCTCAAGCTGGCGACGCACGGCCCGCTGTTCCGCTATGAGCGCCCGCAGAAGGGCCGCTATCGCCAGTTCCACCAGATCGATGCCGAGATCATCGGTGCAGCGGAACCACAAGCAGACGTCGAGCTGCTCGCGCTCGCCGACCAGGTGATCAAGGAGCTGGGGATCGAGGGCGTGACGCTCCACCTCAACACCCTGGGCGATGGCGATAGCCGCGAGGCCTGGCGCGCGGCGCTGATCGAGTATTTCGGCGCGGTGAAGGGCGAATTGAGCGAGGATTCGCAGGAGCGGCTGGAGAAGAATCCGCTGCGCATTCTCGATTCCAAGGATCCGCGCGACCGCAAGTTCGTCGCCGATGCGCCGAAGATCGACGACTTCCTGACCGACGAGGCGAAGGCGTTTTTCGATGCGGTCACGAGCGGTCTCGATGCGGCAGGGGTGAAGTGGCAGCGCGCGGAAAGCCTCGTGCGCGGCCTCGACTACTACCGTCACACCGCCTTCGAATTCATCCCCGACGAGGGCAGCGAGGCCGCCGGCAAGCTCGGCAGCCAGAGCACCATCCTCGGCGGCGGGCGCTACGACGGCCTGATGGAAAGCCTCGGCGGCGCGCCTACGCCTGCGGTAGGGTGGGCCGCGGGTATCGAGCGGTTGGCGATGCTTTGCGATGGTGCCGGGGGCGAGCAACTGGAAGTTGCTATCGCTGCTGAGAGTTCCGATCGCGAAGGGGAGGCAGGAGAAATGGCAGCTGCGTTCCGCAATGCAGGATTTTCGACCGAGGTGTTCGCGAGCGGCAGCCCGAGGAAGAGATATGACAAGGCGCGGAAGGCGGAGCCAGCGATCCTGATCTCCCTCGATCTGCGCGATGGAGAACTCTCAAATAATTTCAGCGCGTTGGACCAGGATTTTCAGCGCGAGGCCGATGCTGCCGAGATATTCGCAGCCCAGACTATTGGCTGA
- a CDS encoding mechanosensitive ion channel family protein, whose translation MLALVAVLLVAPLSHAPAVALIPSAPEPTETAAPVEQVIEATQDEGTDQRIGERIRGIYAELPAFQDVSVDVNEGVVSLSGTVADPDAIDRAANIAGRVSGVVTVENSLERDLSVESNLSILGKMSEIVASFLELLPLLTVALVAAIAIGALGYLIAFPAPLWNKIAPNAFLGELIRSAIRFVFVVGGIVVALDMLGAGALMGAVLGGAGVIGIALGFAMRDTIENYVASLMLSLRQPFRANDHVLIDDKEGRVIRLTSRATVLMTLDGNHLRIPNGQVFKAVILNYTRNPQRRFEFELGIDADDDPRAAMALGREVLQGLAFVLDDPEPAARIQNVGDSNIVILFLGWIDQTEADWFKSRSLAIAAVKEALEDAGFALPEPIYRLRFDSRTGPLPIGQTASVTETTPRKTSKVATQPEIPARRENDVRPESEIAAMVEEERRGDGEQAEDLLDAKRPVE comes from the coding sequence ATGCTGGCGCTCGTTGCGGTCTTGCTGGTCGCGCCGCTGTCGCATGCGCCTGCAGTGGCCCTGATACCCTCCGCCCCCGAACCGACCGAAACCGCCGCGCCGGTCGAGCAGGTGATTGAGGCAACCCAGGACGAGGGAACCGATCAACGCATCGGCGAGCGGATCAGGGGCATCTATGCCGAACTGCCGGCGTTCCAGGACGTCTCGGTCGACGTGAACGAAGGCGTGGTCTCGCTCTCGGGAACCGTTGCCGACCCCGACGCGATCGATCGCGCGGCCAATATCGCCGGGCGGGTTTCGGGCGTGGTCACGGTCGAGAATTCACTCGAGCGCGACCTGTCGGTCGAAAGCAATCTTTCGATCCTCGGCAAGATGTCCGAGATCGTGGCGAGCTTTCTCGAACTGCTTCCCCTCCTGACGGTGGCCCTGGTCGCGGCGATCGCCATCGGCGCACTCGGCTATCTTATCGCCTTCCCGGCACCGCTGTGGAACAAGATCGCCCCCAACGCCTTCCTTGGCGAACTGATCCGCAGTGCGATCCGGTTCGTCTTTGTCGTCGGGGGAATCGTGGTCGCGCTCGACATGCTCGGCGCTGGCGCGCTGATGGGTGCGGTCCTCGGCGGTGCGGGCGTGATCGGCATCGCGCTCGGTTTCGCCATGCGCGATACGATCGAGAACTATGTCGCCTCGCTGATGCTGAGCCTGCGCCAGCCGTTTCGCGCCAACGATCACGTGCTGATCGACGACAAGGAAGGCCGGGTGATCCGCCTGACGAGCCGCGCCACGGTGCTGATGACGCTCGACGGCAATCATCTGCGCATTCCCAATGGCCAGGTCTTCAAGGCGGTGATCCTCAATTACACGCGCAATCCGCAGCGCCGCTTCGAGTTCGAACTGGGCATCGATGCCGACGATGATCCGCGCGCCGCGATGGCGCTGGGCCGCGAGGTCCTGCAGGGGCTCGCCTTCGTACTCGACGATCCCGAGCCCGCCGCGCGCATCCAGAACGTGGGCGATTCGAATATCGTCATCCTGTTCCTCGGCTGGATCGACCAGACCGAGGCGGACTGGTTCAAGTCGCGGAGCCTTGCGATCGCCGCTGTCAAGGAGGCGCTGGAGGATGCCGGCTTCGCTCTGCCGGAGCCGATCTATCGCCTGCGGTTCGACAGCCGGACGGGCCCGCTCCCCATCGGCCAGACGGCGAGCGTAACCGAGACGACGCCGCGCAAAACCAGCAAGGTGGCCACGCAGCCCGAGATTCCGGCGCGCCGCGAAAACGACGTCAGGCCCGAGAGCGAGATTGCCGCGATGGTCGAGGAGGAGCGCCGCGGCGATGGCGAGCAGGCCGAGGACCTGCTCGATGCCAAGCGCCCGGTAGAATGA
- the rpoN gene encoding RNA polymerase factor sigma-54 gives MALGPRLDLRQSQSLVMTPQLQQAIKLLAASNLEIEAFIGEALEANPLLEAGEMRVEDREAPPESVELEIHDASPGDGDQALDIDAGALDRDRDTGDGDWGAAGAHVAVADELPSLEDRASNETTLADYLEEQVGAAAGDAREAFVARAIIGQLDEAGYLVGELRHIAADLGVGIAEAERALEIVQSLDPTGVGARSLSECLALQAKEADRYDPCMARLIDNLELVARGEVQRLKRMCDVDDEDFAEMLAELRSYNPKPGLAYGRSEASAVVPDILVTRGDDNSWDIKLNEATLPRLVVNRDYYVELRNGSPGKEAQSWLREKLADANWLIKALDQRQKTILKTAAEIVKKQEGFFRRGVSELRPLTLREVAEEIDMHESTVSRVTSNKYLHCERGCFELKYFFSSGVGRVGEGADGEGASAEAVKARIKALVDGEDAKKILSDQKLVDILKGEGFDLARRTVAKYREAIGIGSSAQRRRQKKLQGL, from the coding sequence ATGGCGCTGGGTCCAAGGTTAGACCTAAGGCAATCGCAATCGCTGGTGATGACGCCGCAGCTGCAGCAGGCGATCAAGCTGCTGGCGGCGAGCAATCTCGAAATCGAGGCCTTCATCGGAGAGGCGCTGGAGGCCAACCCGCTGCTCGAAGCGGGCGAAATGCGGGTCGAAGATCGCGAAGCGCCGCCGGAATCAGTCGAGCTCGAAATCCATGACGCGTCACCCGGAGACGGCGATCAGGCGCTCGACATCGACGCCGGCGCGCTCGACCGCGATCGCGACACCGGCGATGGCGACTGGGGCGCGGCCGGCGCCCATGTCGCGGTGGCCGACGAACTGCCGAGCCTGGAAGATCGGGCCAGCAACGAGACCACCCTGGCCGATTATCTCGAGGAACAGGTCGGTGCGGCAGCCGGCGATGCGCGCGAGGCCTTTGTGGCGCGCGCAATCATCGGCCAGCTGGACGAGGCAGGATATCTCGTCGGCGAGTTGCGACATATCGCCGCCGACCTCGGCGTCGGAATTGCCGAGGCCGAACGCGCGCTCGAGATCGTGCAGTCGCTCGACCCGACCGGGGTCGGGGCCCGCTCGCTGTCGGAATGCCTCGCGCTGCAGGCGAAGGAGGCCGACCGTTACGATCCCTGCATGGCGCGGCTGATCGACAATCTGGAACTGGTCGCCCGCGGCGAGGTCCAGCGGCTCAAGCGCATGTGTGACGTCGACGACGAGGACTTCGCCGAAATGCTGGCCGAGCTGCGCAGCTACAACCCGAAACCCGGCCTTGCGTACGGCCGCAGCGAGGCGAGCGCGGTGGTGCCGGATATCCTCGTGACGCGGGGCGACGACAACAGTTGGGATATCAAGCTCAACGAGGCGACGTTGCCGCGCCTCGTCGTCAATCGCGACTACTATGTCGAGCTGCGCAACGGCTCACCCGGCAAGGAAGCCCAGAGCTGGCTGCGGGAAAAGCTGGCCGACGCCAACTGGCTGATCAAGGCGCTCGACCAGCGCCAGAAGACCATTCTCAAGACCGCCGCCGAGATCGTGAAGAAGCAGGAAGGGTTCTTCCGGCGCGGGGTGTCCGAACTGCGTCCGCTGACCTTGCGCGAGGTGGCGGAAGAGATCGACATGCATGAATCGACGGTTAGCCGCGTTACCAGCAACAAATACCTCCATTGTGAACGCGGTTGTTTCGAGCTCAAATACTTCTTCTCCAGTGGGGTCGGCCGGGTTGGCGAAGGGGCCGATGGAGAGGGCGCCAGCGCCGAAGCGGTGAAGGCGCGGATCAAGGCATTAGTCGATGGCGAGGACGCCAAGAAGATCCTGTCGGACCAGAAACTGGTCGACATCCTCAAGGGGGAAGGCTTCGATCTGGCGCGGCGCACGGTCGCAAAATATCGCGAGGCGATCGGGATCGGCTCAAGCGCCCAGCGGCGGCGACAGAAGAAGCTGCAGGGGCTCTGA
- the ctrA gene encoding response regulator transcription factor CtrA has product MRVLLIEDEPTTAKAIELMLTTEGFNVYSTDLGEEGLDLGKLYDYDIILLDLNLPDMHGYDVLKKLRVAKVQTPVLILSGIAEMDSKIRSFGFGADDYVTKPFHREELVARIHAVVRRSKGHSQSIIRTGKLAVNLDAKTVEVDGARVHLTGKEYAMLELLSLRKGTTLTKEMFLNHLYGGMDEPELKIIDVFICKLRKKLSHACGGENYIETVWGRGYVLRDPEEQAEAA; this is encoded by the coding sequence ATGCGCGTGCTTTTGATTGAGGACGAACCGACAACGGCCAAGGCCATTGAGCTCATGCTCACGACCGAAGGCTTCAATGTCTATTCGACCGACCTCGGCGAGGAAGGCTTGGATCTGGGCAAGCTGTATGATTATGATATCATCCTGCTCGACCTGAACCTGCCCGACATGCATGGCTATGACGTGCTCAAGAAGTTGCGCGTCGCCAAGGTGCAGACGCCGGTACTGATCCTCTCGGGCATTGCCGAGATGGACAGCAAGATTCGCTCGTTCGGCTTCGGTGCCGACGACTATGTGACCAAGCCCTTCCACCGCGAAGAGCTGGTCGCTCGCATCCACGCCGTGGTGCGCCGTTCGAAGGGCCACAGCCAGTCGATCATCCGCACCGGCAAGTTGGCCGTGAACCTCGATGCCAAGACCGTCGAGGTCGATGGTGCCCGCGTTCACCTGACCGGCAAGGAATATGCGATGCTCGAGCTGCTTTCGCTGCGCAAGGGCACTACGCTGACCAAGGAAATGTTCCTCAACCATCTCTATGGCGGGATGGACGAGCCGGAACTCAAGATCATCGACGTCTTCATCTGCAAGCTGCGCAAGAAGCTCAGCCATGCATGCGGCGGCGAGAACTACATCGAAACCGTCTGGGGCCGCGGCTACGTGCTGCGCGACCCCGAAGAGCAGGCCGAAGCTGCCTGA
- the lptB gene encoding LPS export ABC transporter ATP-binding protein: protein MSDAETLHASPADATAPLPNGGLEVISIAKSYDKRAVLTDISLTVGKGEVLGLLGPNGAGKTTCFYSIMGLVRPDAGRILMDGEDVTHLPMYRRAILGLGYLPQETSIFRGMTVEQNINCVLEMVEPDAETRAAELERLLEEFHIERLRSSPAMALSGGERRRCEIARALAAKPSIMLLDEPFAGIDPLSISDIRDLVKDLKKRGIGVLITDHNVRETLDIVDRACIVYGGQVLFAGTPQDLVADENVRRLYLGEGFTL from the coding sequence ATGAGCGACGCAGAGACACTCCATGCGAGCCCCGCAGACGCCACCGCCCCTCTTCCCAATGGCGGATTGGAAGTCATCTCCATCGCCAAGAGCTATGACAAGCGGGCGGTGCTTACGGACATCTCGCTGACGGTCGGCAAGGGCGAGGTGCTTGGCCTGCTCGGCCCGAATGGCGCGGGCAAGACGACCTGTTTCTATTCGATCATGGGCCTCGTCCGCCCCGACGCCGGACGGATCCTGATGGATGGCGAGGATGTGACGCACCTGCCGATGTATCGCCGCGCGATCCTCGGCCTCGGCTACCTCCCGCAGGAAACCAGCATCTTTCGCGGCATGACGGTCGAACAGAACATCAACTGCGTTCTAGAGATGGTCGAACCCGATGCGGAAACACGAGCTGCCGAACTCGAACGGCTGCTCGAGGAGTTCCACATCGAACGCCTCCGCAGCTCGCCTGCAATGGCGCTGTCGGGCGGCGAGCGGCGACGCTGTGAGATCGCGCGTGCGCTCGCGGCCAAGCCGTCGATCATGCTGCTCGACGAGCCGTTCGCCGGGATCGACCCGCTCTCGATCAGCGACATCCGCGACCTGGTGAAAGACCTCAAAAAGCGCGGCATCGGCGTACTGATCACCGACCACAACGTGCGCGAGACGCTCGATATCGTCGACCGCGCCTGCATTGTCTATGGGGGCCAGGTGTTGTTCGCCGGTACACCGCAGGATCTCGTCGCCGACGAGAATGTGCGCAGGCTATATCTCGGCGAAGGATTCACCCTGTGA